The DNA sequence TGCCGGGGGATTCACCGGCCGCACCACGGTTGCGTGAGTGTGCGCCCACGGCGTCGCGCCCGTACGGGGACACGGTGCCGGTGCACTTGCATTTCCGTGGGCAGAAATGGACCGGCCGCGTGCACACGTACGAGAACAAGGGCGTGTACGGGGATAAAACGTTGACGGCGCAGTTGGTGTCTGATTGGCGGCACATGGGCGGCGTGTTGGCGTACCCTAACCCGTTGTTGCCGTTGGTGTCTCAGTGGCCGAAGAATGACCCGTATATCGGGCCTATGGATACTGCGGTGCACTACTACATGTTGAAGAACAAGGGGCGGTACAACTTGCCGGTGCACATCGTGTGGCCGGAGGGCGTCGAGTGGTTCAACATTAATGAGTGGGTAAACTTTATGGCCCGCATGGCACCGTTTGACGAGTTGTTCAAGGATGCGCTGCGGGACACGGGCGCGCACGTCGAGTTGTTCATGTGGACACCCGGTGATCCGCAACCGGGCGGTAGTACGTTGGTGAAGCCTACGCTGGTGTTGCGGATTAGTCCGCCGCGAAAGAACGTGGTGGTGGCGTGGGATGAGCGTGTGGGTGGCGGCATCCTGGAATCGAAAGTGTCGGGCAAAACGTCTACGGCTGCGCACGTCGTGGTGGGCGGCAAGACGTACGACTTCGTTAACAATCTGATTTCGGCGGGCGCGAACGCGATTATCAACGGTGCGCTGTCGTTCTTTGGTCTCGCTGGCGTTGGCAACATTATCACGAACGAACTTGACGACGTGTTCATGGCGTTCAACGCGTTTCACAATTGGGATACGGCTACGACTAACGGGCCGTTCTATCTGCGCGAGACGTACGCGAATGGCGGGGCCGGCGGGTTCACTGCGGACGCGGTGCAGTCGGGCGCTACGGCGTTGTACGAGCACAAGGCGCGTAAGACGGTGCGTTTCACTGTGGCGGACGGGTTGCCGTGGAGGTTCGGCGAGGATTTCCTGTTGAACGATATTGTGCGCGCGTTCATTGACGGCGAGTGGCATGAACAAGTGGTGGACGCGGTAACGGTGTCCGAGACGCGCGATAAGGGCGTGTTGGTTGAGCCGGTGATCGGTGACGATGATATTGGGGCACCGCCGATTGCGAAGATGATTCGCCACGGGCAGGACACTATCAAGTGGTTGAAGGCGCTTAGTTTGGCGTCGTGACGGGGGGCGCTATGGCGTTGATTACGGAGAACGGTTGGAGTCAGTGCGGGGCCGGTGCGACGGTGCGCGCACTGGTCCCGGGGACGAAGAATGTTCGGGTGGAGGTTCGGGCCGGCATTGCGGCAACGATCCTGAACGCGTGGGTGGCGTGGTACCACGCAAACGTTGAATCGGTGGACCGGTACAAGCCACGAGACTATTGGGGCTGGTCTGCGACGAATGACGTGTGGAACAGTAACCACCTTTCGGGTACTGCGGTGGACTTGTGTGCGACTCAATATCCGTGGGGGCTGCGGACGATGCCTGAGGGGCGTCGGGCGAAGATTCGTGAGGGTCTGCGTCTGTTTGAGGGCACGATCTTTTGGGGTGCGGATTGGGGCCGTGCGGACGAAATGCACTACCAACTGAACTACCCGGAGGGCGACGCGCGTAATGCTGCGTTCGTGAAGAAACTAGAGGACGGCTATCTGGGCATTTACGGTCCGGGTGGTGGTAGCGGGGAAGAGGTGGCCGGATTGGCTATTAGTGAGAATCGGTTGCGTGAACTGATTTACGAGTGCTTGGAAACGTTCGTGGGGCCGATTGGTTCTGACGTGAAGGATTGTCGTCAGCAGTTGACCGGGGCGCGGAATGACTTTGAGGGTTATCCGGGGTTCCCGCATGGCGGTAAGCGCACGTTGTATGACGTTGCGGTGGCCACGGCAGAGAAGAGCGGTGTACCGGGGTGCCATGATACGGCACCGGGTAAGGGGGTTGAGTGATGGCGGACATTTTCAGTTTGGACGGTTTGACGGAGGCGGCTAAGCGCACTGTGCGTACGTTTGCGCAGGCGTTGGCGTCGTTCCTGGGCGTGGGGTCGGGTTTGGCTGGCGTGGATTGGAAGGTGGCTCTTGGGGCCGCTGGCGGTGCTGCGCTGTTGTCGTTCTTGCACGCGGTATCTGGTGACGTGTCCGGGGGTAGTGGTGCCTCTGGCCGTCACGCGGTGACGTGAGCCTTGAAGAGCATCCGTGGGTTGCGTGGGTGAGTGTCGCGGGCGCGGTGGCTACTGGTCTCGTGGCACTGTC is a window from the Tomitella gaofuii genome containing:
- a CDS encoding M15 family metallopeptidase; its protein translation is MEVRAGIAATILNAWVAWYHANVESVDRYKPRDYWGWSATNDVWNSNHLSGTAVDLCATQYPWGLRTMPEGRRAKIREGLRLFEGTIFWGADWGRADEMHYQLNYPEGDARNAAFVKKLEDGYLGIYGPGGGSGEEVAGLAISENRLRELIYECLETFVGPIGSDVKDCRQQLTGARNDFEGYPGFPHGGKRTLYDVAVATAEKSGVPGCHDTAPGKGVE
- a CDS encoding holin — translated: MADIFSLDGLTEAAKRTVRTFAQALASFLGVGSGLAGVDWKVALGAAGGAALLSFLHAVSGDVSGGSGASGRHAVT